From Amphiprion ocellaris isolate individual 3 ecotype Okinawa chromosome 10, ASM2253959v1, whole genome shotgun sequence, one genomic window encodes:
- the ift57 gene encoding intraflagellar transport protein 57 homolog isoform X2, translated as MKNLSRHYFVSSPYLASNPGEQFYMFTIMAAWLINVAGRPFTEPQEYDEPNATVSNILAELRAFGVKVDFPPSKLKTGSGEYVCFVLDRLAEEALKRRGFTFRRPNYPSENTEEESVIEDDAELTLSKVEEEMIEEPDDEEENVMDLEALKLRTTHIEAEPSSKPDEILESTVDAAEWNLEVERVLPQLKVTIRTDNKDWRIHVDQMHQHRDGIKSSLKEAKSYLDKLQEDIGKTLEKVSSREKYINNQLEHLIQEYRSAQAKLSEAKERYQQASGGVTERTRVLAEISEELEKVKQEMEEKGSSMSDGAPVVKIKQSLTKLKQEVVQMDVRIGVVEHTLLQAKLKEKSNMTRDMHATNIPEPAAGTFT; from the exons atgaagaacctgtccag ACATTACTTCGTCTCCAGCCCTTACTTGGCGTCCAACCCCGGTGAGCAGTTCTACATGTTCACCATCATGGCGGCGTGGCTCATCAACGTGGCGGGGAGGCCGTTCACCGAGCCTCAGGAGTACGACGAGCCCAACGCCACCGTGTCCAACATCCTGGCAGAACTCAGAGCCTTT GGCGTTAAGGTGGACTTTCCGCCCTccaaactgaaaactggatcCGGCGAATACGTCTGCTTCGTGTTGGACCGACTGGCTGAAGAAGCTCTGAAGAGGAGAGGTTTCACCTTCAGGAG ACCAAACTATccatcagaaaacacagaagaagagTCGGTGATAGAAGACGATGCAGAGCTCACCCTCAgcaaggtggaggaggagatgatc GAGGAACctgatgatgaagaggaaaaCGTGATGGACCTGGAGGCTCTGAAGTTACGAACAACTCACATT GAAGCAGAACCGTCGTCCAAACCGGACGAGATTCTGGAGTCGACAGTCGATGCAGCTGAGTGGAACCTGGAGGTGGAACGAGTTCTACCTCAGCTCAAAGTCACCATCAGGACCGACAACAAG GACTGGAGGATCCACGTGGACCAGATGCATCAACACCGAGACGGGATCAAGTCGTCGCTCAAAGAGGCCAAG AGCTACTTGGACAAGCTTCAGGAGGACATCGGAAAGACTCTGGAGAAGgtgagcagcagagagaaataCATCAACAACCAGCTGGAGCATCTGATCCAGGAGTATCGCAGCGCTCAGGCCAAGCTCAGCGAG GCCAAGGAGCGCTACCAGCAGGCCAGCGGAGGAGTAACTGAAAGAACCAGAGTCCTGGCCGAG atcagtgaggagctggagaaggtgaagcaggagatggaggagaaagGAAGCAGCATGTCGGACGGAG CTCCGGTGGTGAAAATCAAGCAAAGTCTGACGAAGCTGAAGCAGGAAGTGGTCCAGATGGACGTGAGGATCGGCGTCGTCGAACACACGCTGCTTCAGGCCAAACTCAAGGAAAAGTCCAACATGACGCGGGACATGCACGCCACCAACATCCCAGAACCAGCTGCCGGAACATTCACTTAG
- the ift57 gene encoding intraflagellar transport protein 57 homolog isoform X1: MADDGRRGDEEDRGPGAAHQVFVVMECLLEKLKVLNYEEEVLAKHNMKNLSRHYFVSSPYLASNPGEQFYMFTIMAAWLINVAGRPFTEPQEYDEPNATVSNILAELRAFGVKVDFPPSKLKTGSGEYVCFVLDRLAEEALKRRGFTFRRPNYPSENTEEESVIEDDAELTLSKVEEEMIEEPDDEEENVMDLEALKLRTTHIEAEPSSKPDEILESTVDAAEWNLEVERVLPQLKVTIRTDNKDWRIHVDQMHQHRDGIKSSLKEAKSYLDKLQEDIGKTLEKVSSREKYINNQLEHLIQEYRSAQAKLSEAKERYQQASGGVTERTRVLAEISEELEKVKQEMEEKGSSMSDGAPVVKIKQSLTKLKQEVVQMDVRIGVVEHTLLQAKLKEKSNMTRDMHATNIPEPAAGTFT; this comes from the exons ATGGCGGACGACGGGAGACGCGGAGACGAAGAGGACCGAGGACCGGGAGCTGCTCACCAGGTGTTCGTGGTGATGGAGTGTCTGCTGGAGAAGCTAAAGGTGCTCAACTACGAGGAAGAAGTCCTGGCTAAACACAACATGAAGAACCTGTCCAg ACATTACTTCGTCTCCAGCCCTTACTTGGCGTCCAACCCCGGTGAGCAGTTCTACATGTTCACCATCATGGCGGCGTGGCTCATCAACGTGGCGGGGAGGCCGTTCACCGAGCCTCAGGAGTACGACGAGCCCAACGCCACCGTGTCCAACATCCTGGCAGAACTCAGAGCCTTT GGCGTTAAGGTGGACTTTCCGCCCTccaaactgaaaactggatcCGGCGAATACGTCTGCTTCGTGTTGGACCGACTGGCTGAAGAAGCTCTGAAGAGGAGAGGTTTCACCTTCAGGAG ACCAAACTATccatcagaaaacacagaagaagagTCGGTGATAGAAGACGATGCAGAGCTCACCCTCAgcaaggtggaggaggagatgatc GAGGAACctgatgatgaagaggaaaaCGTGATGGACCTGGAGGCTCTGAAGTTACGAACAACTCACATT GAAGCAGAACCGTCGTCCAAACCGGACGAGATTCTGGAGTCGACAGTCGATGCAGCTGAGTGGAACCTGGAGGTGGAACGAGTTCTACCTCAGCTCAAAGTCACCATCAGGACCGACAACAAG GACTGGAGGATCCACGTGGACCAGATGCATCAACACCGAGACGGGATCAAGTCGTCGCTCAAAGAGGCCAAG AGCTACTTGGACAAGCTTCAGGAGGACATCGGAAAGACTCTGGAGAAGgtgagcagcagagagaaataCATCAACAACCAGCTGGAGCATCTGATCCAGGAGTATCGCAGCGCTCAGGCCAAGCTCAGCGAG GCCAAGGAGCGCTACCAGCAGGCCAGCGGAGGAGTAACTGAAAGAACCAGAGTCCTGGCCGAG atcagtgaggagctggagaaggtgaagcaggagatggaggagaaagGAAGCAGCATGTCGGACGGAG CTCCGGTGGTGAAAATCAAGCAAAGTCTGACGAAGCTGAAGCAGGAAGTGGTCCAGATGGACGTGAGGATCGGCGTCGTCGAACACACGCTGCTTCAGGCCAAACTCAAGGAAAAGTCCAACATGACGCGGGACATGCACGCCACCAACATCCCAGAACCAGCTGCCGGAACATTCACTTAG